Proteins encoded within one genomic window of Pedobacter africanus:
- a CDS encoding FAD-dependent oxidoreductase → MKYIFRFLLFVFLVPVLPSAAKEYQTQLLVIGGGASGTTAAIQASRMGVKTLVIEETEWLGGMLTSAGVSAIDGNHQMPSGLWGEFRQKLYDYYGGPKAVETGWVSNTLFEPSIGNKKLKELASHPNLTIWYKTEWKNISRAGKKWKAEVSVNGKTAVITADLIIDATELGDVMAFLKIPYRVGMDSRHDTGESFAPEKANDIIQDLTYVVVLKDYGKGTDKTIPKPEGYDPKEFECCCDITDPAADQSKRAIDCSQMITYGKLPNNKYMINWPKCGNDIYLNIIEMGKKDREAALKAAKLHSLRFVYHLQTRLGFKHLGIADDEFPTKDKLPMIPYHRESRRLKGMVTLNVNDVTAPYQQKNNLYRTGIAIGDYPIDHHHLKNPDAPQIDFINIKVPAYNIPLGALVPATGEGLIVAEKSISVTNIVAGASRLQPVVLTIGQAAGALAAVAIKNKLQPAEVNIREVQLALLDSKAYVMPFIDVKPADKDFKTLQKIGATGILKGTGIPYKWANQTWFYPEQPINEYELANGMRTYYAIPAQLHASGKLADAGFAAELFSAAAKRKISKAELLEVLNARMAAQVNADSSLSRRQLAILMDHFLDPFSIAVDFNGMLKNK, encoded by the coding sequence ATGAAGTATATTTTCCGTTTTTTACTGTTCGTCTTTCTTGTTCCGGTTTTGCCTTCAGCAGCCAAAGAATACCAAACGCAGCTGTTGGTTATAGGGGGTGGGGCCAGCGGAACTACCGCTGCCATCCAGGCATCCAGAATGGGCGTAAAAACGCTGGTTATTGAAGAAACCGAATGGCTGGGCGGTATGCTCACTTCGGCAGGAGTTTCGGCTATTGACGGCAATCACCAGATGCCTTCGGGCCTTTGGGGAGAATTCAGACAGAAACTTTATGATTATTATGGCGGCCCTAAAGCGGTGGAAACCGGATGGGTAAGCAATACCCTGTTCGAGCCATCGATAGGCAATAAAAAATTAAAAGAACTGGCCAGCCATCCGAACCTGACCATATGGTACAAAACAGAATGGAAAAATATAAGTCGCGCTGGTAAAAAATGGAAGGCCGAAGTAAGTGTAAATGGAAAAACTGCAGTAATTACGGCAGATCTGATCATAGATGCTACAGAACTTGGTGATGTAATGGCTTTCCTGAAAATCCCTTACCGGGTGGGAATGGACAGCCGCCATGATACGGGCGAGTCTTTTGCCCCTGAAAAGGCGAATGACATTATTCAGGACCTGACCTATGTGGTAGTGCTGAAAGATTATGGTAAGGGCACCGATAAAACCATCCCTAAACCTGAGGGCTACGACCCTAAGGAATTTGAATGCTGCTGCGACATTACCGATCCGGCGGCCGACCAGAGCAAGAGGGCCATTGACTGCAGCCAAATGATTACTTACGGTAAGCTGCCCAACAACAAGTACATGATCAACTGGCCTAAATGCGGCAACGACATATACCTGAACATTATTGAAATGGGAAAGAAAGACCGTGAGGCAGCCCTGAAAGCCGCCAAACTGCATAGCTTAAGATTTGTTTACCACCTGCAAACGCGGCTGGGCTTTAAGCACCTTGGCATTGCCGATGACGAGTTCCCCACCAAAGATAAACTGCCGATGATCCCTTACCACAGGGAGTCCAGACGCCTAAAGGGTATGGTAACTTTAAATGTAAATGATGTTACGGCCCCTTATCAGCAAAAGAACAACTTATATCGTACAGGAATTGCCATAGGCGATTATCCGATTGATCACCATCATCTTAAAAATCCGGATGCCCCGCAGATAGATTTCATCAACATCAAAGTGCCCGCCTACAATATCCCACTGGGGGCTTTAGTGCCAGCTACTGGCGAGGGCCTTATTGTGGCCGAGAAAAGCATTAGCGTAACCAATATTGTTGCAGGTGCAAGCAGACTGCAGCCGGTAGTACTTACCATAGGGCAGGCGGCAGGTGCACTGGCGGCAGTAGCTATAAAAAATAAACTGCAGCCTGCCGAAGTAAACATCAGGGAGGTGCAGCTGGCCTTGCTGGACAGCAAAGCCTATGTTATGCCCTTTATAGATGTAAAACCGGCCGATAAAGATTTTAAAACCCTGCAGAAAATAGGGGCTACAGGCATCCTTAAAGGAACTGGTATTCCTTATAAATGGGCCAACCAAACCTGGTTTTACCCTGAGCAACCTATTAACGAATATGAGTTGGCCAATGGCATGCGTACATATTATGCTATTCCTGCGCAGCTGCATGCTTCAGGTAAACTTGCCGATGCAGGTTTTGCTGCGGAGCTTTTCTCTGCAGCTGCAAAAAGGAAGATCAGTAAAGCAGAGCTACTTGAGGTTTTGAATGCAAGGATGGCTGCACAGGTTAATGCCGACAGCAGCCTGAGCAGAAGGCAGCTGGCTATTTTAATGGATCATTTTTTAGATCCCTTCTCTATTGCGGTCGATTTTAACGGCATGCTTAAAAACAAATAA
- a CDS encoding phosphodiester glycosidase family protein: protein MNLKSNFACILMAGAVVLAACSKSKKGVETDPEAPVVVVDSTPLISLSPAWKKAIHLMADFPNGIQVYQNTTAFNGKPLVAYCVVFDPKSDLELKPLLATTNKKVSAFYTEEKGFRYACINGGFFGTNASYSLAMYQGVVNAINIKSLTRPLNGVNTTYYPTRAAFGISAEGVPDVTWIYHVGTGNGTIYSYPAPAANLINTPAKPVPTATVPAGGVMWNVKAAIGGSPMLIKDDKINITDGEELIDIDNTSSRARSAIGYTKNNMIVLLAVEGNNSTGGTGLNLAELAQLMKDMGCVGAVNLDGGGSTSLTVRARQTVKPSDGAERPVMTALIVKKKS from the coding sequence ATGAACTTAAAATCAAACTTTGCATGTATTCTTATGGCGGGAGCAGTAGTGTTGGCTGCCTGCAGTAAATCTAAAAAGGGTGTTGAAACCGATCCTGAAGCGCCTGTAGTGGTGGTTGATTCCACTCCGCTCATCAGTTTGTCGCCAGCCTGGAAAAAAGCAATACACCTGATGGCTGATTTTCCTAATGGCATCCAGGTTTATCAGAATACAACTGCATTTAATGGAAAACCACTTGTGGCCTACTGCGTTGTTTTTGACCCTAAATCTGATCTGGAGCTAAAGCCATTACTGGCTACCACGAATAAAAAGGTTTCTGCCTTTTATACAGAAGAAAAGGGTTTCAGGTACGCCTGCATTAATGGAGGTTTTTTTGGAACAAATGCGTCTTACAGTCTTGCCATGTACCAGGGAGTGGTAAACGCCATCAATATTAAATCTTTAACCCGGCCATTAAACGGGGTAAACACTACTTATTATCCTACCAGGGCTGCATTTGGAATTTCAGCAGAGGGTGTGCCTGATGTAACCTGGATTTACCATGTAGGGACTGGAAACGGGACCATTTATTCTTATCCGGCCCCGGCCGCCAACCTGATCAATACACCGGCCAAACCCGTACCAACGGCCACAGTTCCGGCGGGTGGCGTTATGTGGAACGTTAAAGCTGCAATAGGCGGTTCGCCGATGCTGATTAAAGATGATAAGATCAATATTACTGACGGGGAAGAGCTGATTGATATCGACAATACCTCGTCGCGCGCCCGTTCGGCCATCGGTTATACCAAAAACAATATGATTGTTCTGCTGGCTGTAGAGGGAAATAACAGTACCGGAGGGACGGGTTTAAATTTAGCTGAACTGGCACAGCTGATGAAAGATATGGGCTGTGTTGGTGCCGTGAATTTAGATGGTGGTGGTTCTACTTCTTTAACTGTAAGGGCCAGGCAAACTGTTAAGCCTTCGGATGGAGCAGAGCGCCCTGTTATGACAGCGCTGATCGTTAAAAAGAAATCTTAG
- a CDS encoding beta-N-acetylhexosaminidase, protein MLFKLASLKAVLAAALLSVLFFNARAQSLNLIPKPVRLEPGEGNFVLNARTSIVLPAATDTGFASLFAARLKLATGFNLPLAVARSLGREPVAHLKHLKPGARNVIRLVQDENCLKSKGDEAYELEINSAGVTIRAARSAGWFYGMQTFMQLLSVGLVQNQKGDGYVIPAVFIEDYPRFKWRGLMVDVSRHFFNKDVIKRYIDQMAKYKLNTLHLHLTDNQGWRVAISSLPKLTDVGAWRVPRTGYWRGQKAPEPNEKATSGGFYTQEDIRELVAYGQQRFVEIVPEIDVPGHSLAMIAAYPELSCTKKPQQVLAGDPWNASRTNVLCAASDSVFIALDKVIGEIAQLFPSKYIHIGGDEVSRAYWDKCPVCQQKIKDEHLGSAEELQSYFLKRVAQIVLSKGKKPMGWYENLPGGLPDEMAVMSWKDSKGGLLSANKGQQVVMTPAFFTYLDFYQGDPYLENAIFTVNRLSTTFQFDPLPEGINAKNVLGGQGSLWTEQVPNERKLQSMTWPRAFALSEVLWSAGNKSDWNNFIRRVESHLPLLDREQVACSRYFYDAIVTATPGLNKEMLVKLSTEVEGLDIHYSFDDTDPDQYYPVYKGTPLSIPKGAQSIRVVTYRKGQQLGRLLKLPVTELQRRMPAK, encoded by the coding sequence ATGCTATTCAAATTGGCCTCCCTTAAGGCGGTCCTTGCTGCTGCTTTGCTTTCAGTTTTGTTTTTTAATGCCCGGGCGCAAAGTCTGAATCTTATTCCGAAGCCGGTAAGGCTTGAGCCGGGCGAGGGGAATTTTGTGTTGAATGCCAGGACTTCAATTGTTTTGCCTGCGGCAACCGATACAGGTTTTGCTTCGTTATTTGCGGCACGCTTAAAGCTGGCTACCGGTTTTAACCTGCCGCTTGCTGTTGCCAGGAGCCTGGGCCGGGAACCTGTAGCGCATTTAAAGCACCTGAAACCTGGCGCGCGCAATGTAATAAGACTGGTACAGGATGAAAACTGCCTGAAGAGTAAGGGTGATGAGGCTTATGAACTGGAAATAAACAGTGCTGGGGTAACCATAAGGGCTGCCAGGTCTGCAGGCTGGTTTTATGGCATGCAAACATTTATGCAGCTGCTGTCGGTAGGGCTTGTGCAAAATCAAAAGGGCGATGGTTATGTTATCCCTGCTGTTTTTATTGAGGATTATCCGCGGTTTAAATGGAGGGGGCTGATGGTTGATGTGAGCAGGCACTTTTTTAACAAAGATGTGATTAAGCGCTATATAGACCAGATGGCAAAGTATAAATTGAATACGCTGCACCTGCACCTGACCGATAACCAGGGCTGGCGTGTAGCGATCAGTTCTTTACCAAAATTAACGGATGTTGGGGCCTGGCGTGTGCCCAGGACCGGCTATTGGAGGGGGCAAAAAGCACCAGAGCCAAATGAAAAAGCTACCAGCGGAGGTTTTTATACACAGGAGGATATCAGGGAGCTGGTGGCTTATGGACAGCAGCGTTTTGTTGAAATTGTGCCGGAAATTGATGTGCCGGGGCATAGTCTGGCCATGATTGCGGCCTATCCCGAATTGTCTTGCACCAAAAAGCCACAGCAGGTCCTGGCAGGAGATCCCTGGAATGCTTCACGCACCAATGTGCTGTGTGCTGCCAGTGATTCGGTTTTTATAGCGCTTGATAAAGTGATCGGTGAGATTGCACAGCTTTTCCCCTCAAAATATATACATATCGGTGGCGATGAGGTTTCCAGGGCGTATTGGGATAAATGCCCGGTATGCCAGCAGAAGATCAAAGATGAGCATTTGGGAAGTGCCGAGGAACTGCAGTCTTATTTCCTGAAAAGGGTAGCGCAGATTGTACTGTCGAAAGGAAAAAAGCCGATGGGATGGTATGAGAACCTGCCTGGAGGTTTGCCGGATGAAATGGCGGTAATGAGCTGGAAAGACAGTAAAGGTGGCTTGTTATCGGCCAATAAAGGTCAGCAGGTAGTGATGACCCCTGCATTTTTTACTTACCTGGATTTTTACCAGGGCGACCCTTACCTGGAGAATGCCATTTTTACGGTAAACCGGTTGAGTACTACTTTTCAGTTTGATCCGCTGCCAGAAGGCATAAATGCGAAAAATGTATTGGGCGGACAAGGGAGCTTGTGGACAGAGCAGGTACCCAATGAACGTAAGCTGCAGTCGATGACCTGGCCAAGGGCTTTTGCGCTAAGTGAAGTGCTGTGGTCTGCCGGTAATAAAAGCGATTGGAACAATTTTATAAGGCGGGTGGAAAGCCACCTGCCGCTGCTGGACCGCGAGCAGGTGGCCTGTTCACGTTACTTTTATGATGCGATCGTTACTGCAACACCTGGACTGAACAAAGAAATGCTGGTGAAGCTTTCAACCGAAGTGGAAGGACTGGATATTCATTATTCATTTGACGATACAGATCCCGATCAATACTACCCTGTTTATAAAGGCACACCACTGTCTATTCCTAAAGGCGCGCAAAGTATTCGTGTGGTTACCTACCGGAAAGGGCAGCAGTTAGGGCGCCTGCTTAAGCTGCCGGTAACCGAGCTGCAGCGGAGAATGCCGGCTAAATAG
- a CDS encoding ROK family transcriptional regulator, which produces MKTALFEEPNDILTGVAYKNIHIRKTIVSYFADAGNATIADLCRETNLSVPKVTALITELIADGLVKDFGKVGSTGGRRPNIYGLVPDSGFFLGVDVKHNHLNIGLIDLQKKPIKISRNVPYSLNNTAESLASLCELIRNFIREANTSSSKILGLGLNLSGRINYATGYSYSFFHFNEDPLSQVLERELNIKTYLENDSRAMAYGEFNCGVVKEEKNVLFLNLDYGLGMGVMINNELYYGKSGFAGELGHIPLFNNEIICQCGKKGCLETEASGRALISMFKEKLLAGSSTVLNKKATDDIQMQDIINAANNDDVLSIELLAKIGEKLGRGIALLINIFNPELVIIGGALAATGEHLHLPIKSAVNKFSLSLVNTDTQLKTSKLGEDSGVMGACLLVRKRLLEYPL; this is translated from the coding sequence ATGAAAACAGCGCTTTTTGAAGAACCAAATGATATCCTAACGGGGGTTGCCTATAAAAATATTCACATCAGAAAAACCATTGTATCGTATTTTGCTGATGCAGGCAATGCCACCATAGCAGACCTTTGCAGGGAAACCAATTTAAGCGTACCCAAAGTAACTGCTCTAATTACAGAGCTTATTGCCGATGGACTGGTGAAAGACTTTGGCAAAGTGGGCTCTACGGGTGGCCGCAGGCCTAATATATATGGGCTCGTGCCAGATTCCGGTTTCTTTTTAGGCGTAGATGTAAAACACAACCACCTCAACATCGGTTTAATAGACCTGCAAAAAAAGCCGATCAAAATATCCAGAAACGTACCTTATAGTTTAAACAATACAGCAGAATCGCTGGCCTCGCTTTGCGAGCTGATCCGAAATTTCATCAGGGAAGCCAACACTTCAAGCAGCAAGATCCTGGGGCTCGGCCTCAACCTTTCCGGCCGTATCAATTACGCAACAGGCTACAGCTACAGCTTTTTTCATTTTAACGAAGACCCGCTGAGCCAGGTCCTGGAGCGGGAACTGAACATTAAAACCTACCTGGAGAACGATTCCCGGGCCATGGCCTACGGAGAGTTCAACTGCGGTGTAGTCAAAGAAGAAAAGAACGTGCTGTTCCTGAACCTGGATTACGGTCTGGGTATGGGCGTAATGATCAATAACGAGCTGTACTACGGAAAATCGGGCTTTGCCGGCGAGCTTGGTCACATTCCCCTCTTCAACAACGAGATCATTTGCCAATGCGGTAAAAAAGGCTGCCTGGAAACCGAAGCCTCGGGGCGCGCACTGATCAGCATGTTCAAAGAAAAGCTTTTGGCCGGATCATCTACTGTATTGAACAAAAAAGCTACCGACGACATACAAATGCAGGACATTATCAATGCAGCAAATAATGACGATGTGCTTTCCATAGAACTACTGGCCAAGATCGGCGAAAAGCTGGGCCGGGGCATTGCACTGCTCATCAATATCTTTAATCCCGAGCTGGTCATCATCGGGGGTGCACTGGCCGCCACCGGCGAACACCTGCACCTGCCCATCAAAAGCGCAGTCAACAAATTCTCTTTAAGCCTGGTCAATACAGACACCCAGCTAAAAACTTCTAAGCTTGGCGAAGATTCCGGTGTAATGGGCGCCTGTTTGCTGGTTAGAAAAAGGCTTTTAGAGTACCCACTCTAA
- a CDS encoding copper amine oxidase yields MNLKNLKTTLGLALVCATLQLNAQVLKPEDAAALLKAKQGNVVLMKDFFAIKPADIKYQKVVLPGPQFIISDDPEYIRIPEGIALKEQVAPGAVRLYVYNVNGVKEPAKIDRKITAVIKNTGKQKMHIRMLKYSSQKPSANYFLIGKQGLADYFASKGSEQIREVAPGQAIAIDEQLERNVVKFDELTHGFYEFVIDQPGEISVIQTDLKTPGPVALGRIKSVIPTGHKNAGRGLFGVSNYKVTSTGVLDTKNGVAELVLADGDKDPWVLGVEGVSGKESTLAGNYGVMYEIELKWKSTDGKGLALVTWNSRSGDNQWCNGMAATMVVSKGKFNEGIIQLPNDRLVTKAAPEAILVQVFPPAKNGEEQTIKLTYSPPGASCLPTPLVFIPVDMAAVK; encoded by the coding sequence ATGAACCTTAAAAACTTAAAAACTACACTTGGCCTGGCACTGGTTTGCGCTACGCTGCAGCTAAATGCCCAGGTGCTGAAACCCGAAGATGCCGCGGCTTTATTGAAAGCAAAGCAGGGAAATGTTGTACTGATGAAGGATTTTTTTGCCATCAAACCTGCCGATATCAAATACCAGAAAGTGGTATTGCCTGGCCCGCAGTTCATCATTTCAGACGATCCGGAATACATTCGCATCCCTGAAGGGATTGCTTTGAAAGAGCAGGTAGCACCTGGCGCGGTAAGGTTGTACGTATATAATGTAAATGGCGTAAAGGAGCCGGCAAAAATAGACCGCAAAATAACCGCTGTAATTAAAAATACCGGTAAGCAGAAAATGCACATCCGCATGCTGAAGTATTCCTCGCAAAAGCCAAGTGCAAACTATTTTCTTATTGGCAAACAGGGGCTCGCCGATTATTTTGCTTCGAAAGGATCAGAGCAGATCCGGGAAGTGGCACCGGGGCAGGCCATTGCCATTGATGAGCAGCTGGAACGCAATGTGGTGAAATTTGATGAGCTGACCCATGGCTTTTATGAGTTTGTTATAGACCAGCCGGGCGAGATCAGCGTAATCCAGACAGACCTGAAAACCCCTGGCCCTGTGGCTTTGGGCAGGATAAAATCGGTGATTCCTACCGGACATAAAAATGCTGGCCGCGGTTTGTTTGGCGTAAGCAATTACAAGGTTACTTCAACAGGGGTGCTGGATACGAAAAACGGGGTGGCTGAGCTGGTGCTGGCCGATGGTGACAAAGATCCATGGGTGCTTGGTGTAGAGGGTGTTAGTGGTAAGGAATCTACCCTGGCCGGTAATTACGGGGTAATGTACGAGATTGAACTGAAATGGAAGAGTACAGACGGCAAAGGCCTGGCCCTGGTTACCTGGAACTCGCGTTCTGGCGATAACCAATGGTGCAACGGAATGGCAGCAACCATGGTGGTGAGTAAAGGTAAATTTAACGAGGGGATTATCCAGCTGCCTAACGACAGACTGGTAACCAAAGCTGCGCCAGAAGCAATATTGGTGCAGGTTTTTCCTCCGGCAAAAAACGGGGAGGAGCAAACCATTAAGCTAACCTATTCGCCGCCGGGTGCTTCTTGTTTGCCAACCCCACTGGTATTTATTCCGGTTGATATGGCCGCTGTTAAATAG
- a CDS encoding alpha/beta hydrolase, producing the protein MKLFKLISKVCCFFLLMLFHLSLANAQDLVVLKSRYLKTADSVLVYKPVNYLKAHKYPVVFLLHGHSANYRSWSKLTDIQQLADTYNFIVVCPDGLKKSWYLNSPQADSLQYEDFFMKELLPEMAARYQVDQKKLFLTGASMGGFGAMYLFLNHPDVFLSAGSTSGVLNLRHSGFKKTTIANLLGPYSEENRAFDEYSPVNRLEKIKGLNKTLIFDCGTEDYLYKANNQFRQKCDELKIKATYIAQPGAHTGGYWSKSIHAHFRFFKELAKNEIN; encoded by the coding sequence ATGAAACTGTTTAAATTAATAAGTAAGGTTTGTTGTTTTTTTCTGCTGATGCTTTTTCATTTGTCGCTGGCCAATGCGCAAGACCTTGTGGTATTAAAATCGCGTTACCTTAAAACGGCCGACAGTGTGCTGGTGTATAAGCCGGTTAACTATTTAAAAGCGCATAAATATCCTGTGGTGTTCCTGTTGCACGGGCATTCGGCCAATTACCGGTCATGGAGCAAGCTTACCGACATTCAGCAGCTGGCCGATACCTATAATTTTATAGTGGTTTGCCCGGATGGCCTCAAAAAAAGCTGGTACCTGAATTCGCCGCAGGCCGATAGCTTGCAGTACGAGGATTTTTTTATGAAAGAGCTGCTGCCTGAAATGGCTGCACGTTACCAGGTAGATCAGAAAAAGCTGTTCCTTACCGGGGCCAGTATGGGTGGCTTTGGGGCCATGTACCTTTTTCTGAACCATCCTGATGTATTTCTGAGCGCAGGCAGTACATCGGGTGTGCTTAACCTGAGGCATTCTGGGTTCAAGAAAACCACCATTGCCAACCTGCTGGGGCCTTATTCGGAAGAGAACAGGGCATTCGATGAGTATTCGCCGGTAAACCGGCTGGAAAAGATCAAAGGCTTAAATAAAACCCTGATTTTTGATTGCGGAACGGAAGATTACCTTTATAAGGCCAATAACCAGTTCAGGCAAAAATGTGACGAGCTGAAAATTAAAGCTACCTATATTGCCCAGCCCGGTGCGCATACCGGAGGCTACTGGTCTAAAAGCATTCATGCCCATTTCCGGTTTTTTAAGGAACTGGCCAAAAACGAAATCAATTGA